One genomic segment of Arachis duranensis cultivar V14167 chromosome 4, aradu.V14167.gnm2.J7QH, whole genome shotgun sequence includes these proteins:
- the LOC107484883 gene encoding uncharacterized protein LOC107484883 — MESEEYFSSDEEEETMEEKIARYLGILMKMHAKFCGTEALEEEPPVLTKECSVLILKKLPQKMSNPGSFLISCTIGTMTFEKVLCNLGSSINLMPLSIIRRLGILEVQVAKISLEMVDKILKKAYGMVEDVLVKVENLYIPVEFIILDTGEGKDESIILERSFLATAKAIIDVEKGELVL; from the coding sequence ATGGAGTCTGAAGAATACTTCTCCTCTGATGAGGAAGAGGAAACTATGGAAGAGAAAATTGCTCGGTACTTGGGAATCCTCATGAAGATGCATGCCAAATTCTGTGGAACAGAAGCATTGGAGGAGGAACCTCCAGTACTTACCAAAGAGTGTAGTGTCCTAATTCTGAAAAAGTTGCCTCAGAAGATGTCGAACCCCGGAAGTTTCCTAATTTCCTGCACCATAGGGAcaatgacctttgagaaggttTTGTGTAATCttgggtcaagcataaacctcatgcctctctctataaTAAGAAGGCTGGGAATTCTAGAGGTGCAAGTTGCCAAGATTTCATTAGAAATGGTAGACAAAATCCTAAAAAAGGCATATGGCATGGTAGAAGATGTCCTAGTGAAGGTTGAaaacctttacatccctgtgGAGTTTATAATTCTAGACACTGGAGAGGGCAAGGACGAGTCTATCATCCTTGAAAGGTCTTTCCTAGCCACTGCTAAAGCCATAATTGATGTGGAAAAGGGAGAGTTAGTCCTGTAG